One segment of Takifugu rubripes chromosome 5, fTakRub1.2, whole genome shotgun sequence DNA contains the following:
- the stat5a gene encoding signal transducer and activator of transcription 5A — protein sequence MAVWIQAQQLQGDALHQMQSLYGQHFPIEVRHYLSQWIEGQLWDAIDLENPQEEFKAKRLLDSLIQELQNKAEHQMGEDGFLLKIKLGHYASQLKSTYDRCPLELVRCIRHILYTEQRLVREATNSSSPLGGMMDTMSQKYQQINQAFEELRLLTQDTENELRKLQHNQEYFIIQYQESLRIQAQLSSLSTLPPADRQLREPTLLSKRATVEAWLTREANTLQKYRLDLAEKHQKTLQLLRKQQTIILDDELIQWKRRQQLAGNGGPPEGGLDILQSWCEKLAETIWQNRQQIRRAEHLRQQLPIPGPIEELLNELNSTITDIISALVTSTFIIEKQPPQVLKTQTKFAATVRLLVGGKLNVHMNPPQVKATIISEQQAKALLKNENTRNESSGEILNNNCVMEYHQTTGTLSAHFRNMSLKRIKRSDRRGAESVTEEKFTILFESQFSIGGNELVFQVKTLSLPVVVIVHGSQDNNATATVLWDNAFAEPGRVPFLVPDKVLWPQLCDAINMKYKAEVQSNRGLSEENLVFLAQKAFSSSSNNPEDYRNMTMTWSQFNRESLPGRSFTFWQWFDGVMELTKKHLKPHWNDGAILGFVNKQQAQDMLMSKPNGTFLLRFSDSEIGGITIAWVAENPNKAGERMVWNLMPYTTKDFSIRSLADRISDLNHLLFLYPDRPKDEVFSKYYTPPLSKAVDGYVKPQIKQVVPEFATANSDPASGNPTYMDHASPAPVNHAHTYSIYPPMSDSILDADGDFDLDDTMDVARHVEELLRRPVESQWGGQQS from the exons ATGGCAGTGTGGATCCaggcccagcagctccagggagATGCTCTGCATCAGATGCAGTCGCTTTATGGTCAACACTTCCCCATTGAGGTGCGGCATTATCTGTCCCAGTGGATCGAGGGCCAGCTGTG GGATGCAATCGACTTGGAGAATCCACAAGAGGAGTTCAAGGCTAAGCGTCTGTTAGACAGTCTGATACAGGAATTACAGAACAAGGCTGAGCACCAGATGGGGGAGGATGGATTCCTCCTCAAAATCAAACTGGGGCACTATGCTAGTCAGCTTAAG AGCACGTATGACCGCTGTCCCCTGGAGTTGGTCCGATGCATCAGACATATCCTTTACACTGAGCAGAGGCTCGTCAGAGAGGCCACCAAT TCGAGTTCTCCGTTGGGGGGTATGATGGACACCATGTCTCAGAAATACCAGCAGATCAACCAAGCTTTCGAAGAGCTTCGTCTGCTGACTCAAGACACAGAGAATGAACTGCGCAAGCTCCAGCACAACCAGGAGTACTTCATCATCCAGTACCAGGAAAGCCTTCGTATCCAGG CTCAGCTGTCCAGTTTGTCCACACTTCCCCCAGCTGACCGACAGCTACGGGAGCCCACCCTACTGAGCAAGAGAGCCACCGTGGAGGCATGGCTGACACGAGAAGCCAACACACTACAAAAATACCGACTG GACCTAGCAGAGAAACACCAGAAAACTCTGCAGCTGTTGAGGAAACAGCAAACCATCATTCTGGACGATGAGCTGATCCAGTGGAAGAGACGGCAACAGCTGGCAGGCAACGGGGGCCCGCCGGAGGGAGGCCTGGACATCCTGCAGTCATG GTGTGAGAAGCTGGCAGAAACTATTTGGCAGAACAGACAGCAGATTCGAAGGGCAGAACACCTCAGACAACAACTGCCCATCCCCGGTCCAATTGAAGAGCTCCTCAATGAACTCAACAGTACCATCACAGATATCATCTCAGCGCTGGTTACCAG CACCTTTATTATCGAGAAACAGCCTCCACAAGTgttaaaaacccaaaccaaGTTCGCCGCCACAGTTCGTCTTTTAGTTGGTGGCAAACTGAATGTGCACATGAACCCCCCGCAGGTCAAAGCCACCATTATTAGTGAACAACAAGCCAAGGCCCTGCTGAAAAATGAGAACACGAGGAA TGAAAGCAGTGGAGAAATCCTGAACAACAACTGTGTGATGGAGTACCATCAGACGACAGGAACGCTGAGCGCCCATTTCAGGAACATG TCTTTGAAGAGGATCAAGCGATCGGACAGACGAGGGGCCGAATCTGTTACTGAAGAGAAGTTCACCATTTTGTTTGAGTCCCAGTTTAGTATCGGCGGCAATGAACTGGTGTTTCAAGTGAAG ACATTGTCCCTTCCCGTCGTGGTGATAGTTCATGGTAGTCAAGACAACAATGCCACTGCCACTGTGTTGTGGGACAATGCTTTTGCAGAGCCA GGTCGGGTGCCTTTCCTCGTACCAGATAAGGTGCTTTGGCCTCAGCTGTGTGATGCCATCAACATGAAATACAAGGCTGAGGTGCAGAGCAACCGAGGCCTGTCTGAAGAGAACCTGGTGTTTTTGGCTCAAAAGGCTTTTAGCAGCTCCAGCAACAACCCCGAAGACTACCGGAACATGACTATGACCTGGTCGCAGTTTAACAGG GAAAGCTTGCCAGGAAGGAGCTTTACATTTTGGCAGTGGTTTGATGGAGTGATGGAACTAACCAAGAAGCATCTTAAACCACATTGGAACGATGG AGCCATATTGGGCTTTGTGAACAAACAGCAGGCTCAGGACATGCTGATGTCAAAACCCAATGGCACTTTCCTTCTGCGCTTTAGTGACTCTGAGATAGGAGGAATTACAATAGCCTGGGTGGCAGAAAACCCTAACAAAGCAG GTGAGAGAATGGTTTGGAACCTTATGCCCTACACAACCAAAGACTTCTCCATTCGTTCTCTGGCTGACCGCATCAGCGACCTCAATCACCTTCTGTTCCTTTACCCCGACAGACCCAAGGATGAGGTTTTCTCCAAATATTACACCCCACCGCTCT CCAAAGCAGTGGACGGCTACGTGAAACCACAGATTAAACAAGTAGTGCCGGA GTTTGCTACAGCTAATTCAGACCCAGCAAGTGGGAATCCAACCTATATGGATCACGCCTCCCCAGCACCTGTCAATCACGCCCACACCTACAGCATATACCCACCTAT GAGTGACTCAATACTGGACGCAGACGGAGACTTCGACCTGGACGACACCATGGACGTGGCGAGGCACGTCGAGGAGCTCCTCCGGAGGCCCGTAGAGAGCCAGTGGGGCGGCCAAcagtcctga